One genomic window of Paenisporosarcina antarctica includes the following:
- a CDS encoding proline--tRNA ligase → MKQSLTFIPTLRETPADADVKSHQLLLRAGFIRQNTSGIYSFLPLGKRVLHKVETIVREEMDAINGVEVLMPAMQQAELWQETGRWYSYGPELMRLRDRHNREFALGATHEEVITSLLRDEIKSYKKLPLTLYQIQTKFRDEKRPRFGLLRGREFLMKDAYSFHATRESLDQTYEDMVRAYTNIFSRLGLNFRAVIADSGAIGGKDTHEFMVLSEIGEDTIAYSDESDFAANIEMAEVKVSYETPTEEIKEVQKVETPDQKTIEQVATFLNVEVQQCIKTLVFKVDEELVLVLSRGDHEVNDIKVKNVLQAKVVEFATEEEIQTILNCEVGSLGPVNLPDGVKVIADHAVAAIRNGICGANVAGFHLVNVNPERDFVVNQYEDLRFIMEGDPSPDGKGTILFAKGIEVGHVFKLGTTYSEPMNGTFLDNNGRSQPYIMGCYGIGISRVMAAVAEQFQDDKGFIWPSVVAPYDVHLVPVNMKDDAQVTLSDDLYKLLKTNRFDVLYDDRPERAGVKFADSDLIGLPIRITVGKKAVEGLVEVKIRKTGETFEWKNEEILDHLQTFFSSLNN, encoded by the coding sequence ATGAAACAAAGTCTTACATTCATCCCTACACTTCGTGAAACTCCTGCTGATGCAGACGTTAAGTCTCATCAGCTGCTCCTACGAGCAGGGTTTATTCGTCAAAATACAAGCGGCATTTATTCGTTTTTACCTCTTGGAAAACGGGTGCTACATAAAGTAGAAACCATAGTTCGAGAAGAGATGGATGCCATAAACGGTGTCGAGGTATTAATGCCTGCAATGCAACAAGCAGAACTATGGCAAGAAACTGGACGATGGTATTCTTACGGACCTGAATTAATGCGATTAAGAGATAGACATAATCGTGAATTTGCTTTAGGTGCAACACATGAAGAAGTCATCACTTCATTATTGCGTGATGAAATCAAGTCGTATAAAAAACTACCTTTAACTTTGTATCAAATTCAAACAAAATTCCGTGATGAAAAACGTCCTCGTTTTGGCTTGCTTCGCGGTCGTGAATTTCTTATGAAAGATGCCTATTCTTTCCATGCAACTCGTGAAAGTTTAGATCAAACATATGAAGATATGGTTCGAGCATATACAAATATTTTCTCACGTCTAGGTTTAAACTTCCGTGCGGTAATTGCAGATTCGGGAGCTATCGGTGGGAAAGATACTCATGAATTTATGGTGCTTTCTGAGATAGGCGAAGATACCATTGCATATTCAGATGAATCGGACTTTGCTGCTAACATTGAAATGGCTGAAGTGAAAGTATCCTATGAAACGCCAACTGAAGAAATTAAAGAAGTCCAAAAAGTAGAGACTCCAGATCAAAAAACGATTGAGCAAGTAGCTACTTTCTTAAATGTTGAAGTACAACAGTGTATAAAAACACTAGTCTTTAAAGTAGATGAAGAATTAGTGTTGGTATTGTCACGTGGTGATCACGAAGTCAATGATATTAAAGTGAAAAATGTATTACAAGCTAAAGTAGTGGAGTTTGCAACTGAAGAAGAGATTCAAACCATACTAAATTGCGAAGTTGGTTCACTTGGACCAGTTAATCTTCCAGATGGTGTAAAAGTAATTGCTGATCATGCAGTTGCTGCAATTCGTAACGGAATATGTGGAGCAAATGTTGCTGGTTTCCATTTAGTGAATGTTAATCCTGAACGGGACTTTGTGGTAAATCAATATGAAGACTTACGTTTTATTATGGAGGGGGATCCATCTCCAGACGGTAAAGGAACAATCCTTTTTGCTAAAGGGATTGAAGTGGGGCACGTCTTTAAACTTGGGACAACTTACTCAGAGCCAATGAATGGTACGTTCCTAGATAATAATGGTCGCTCGCAGCCTTATATTATGGGATGTTATGGTATTGGTATTTCTCGTGTAATGGCTGCCGTCGCAGAACAGTTCCAAGATGATAAAGGTTTCATTTGGCCGAGTGTCGTCGCGCCTTATGATGTACATTTAGTACCTGTTAATATGAAAGATGACGCTCAAGTGACCCTTTCGGATGATTTATATAAACTATTAAAAACAAATCGCTTCGATGTATTATATGATGACCGTCCCGAACGTGCGGGAGTTAAATTTGCCGATTCAGATTTGATTGGATTACCAATTCGAATTACAGTTGGTAAAAAGGCAGTAGAAGGTTTAGTCGAAGTGAAAATAAGAAAAACTGGCGAAACATTTGAATGGAAAAATGAAGAGATACTTGACCATCTACAAACTTTCTTTTCGTCTCTAAACAATTAA
- a CDS encoding PolC-type DNA polymerase III: MNNEQDAKSRLQLLLQQLELTTDEQQLHFEEASLNRLTVHKKERVWRFTIQVEKILPFNMFQLFNMRLREKFAGIADIKLTLTCAHPQVHAETIAAYWPFILQEIADMSPPLRNRLQSQIPSFNGQTILFTCEHEIEFQTLKNKYATRISDVYSSFGFPVFPIDFKLIEEKAELVEEQQAFMEQRKKEEDELGRKALADMQKREKERQANPGATLNGPFQLGTPIKANEPVIEIQQIQDEERRITIEGYVFDVEVRELRSGRSLLTVKVTDYTDSILVKMFSRDKEDAELMGLLKKGTWLKVRGSVQNDTFVRDLIVMAQDIMEIKVDSRKDTAPTEEKRIELHLHTPMSQMDAVSSVDALVSQAAKWGHPAVAITDHAVVQSFPDAYAAGKKYGIKIIYGLEIYMVNDGVPIAYEEEHRALADATYVVFDVETTGLSAVYDTIIELAAVKIKDGQEIDRFERFVNPHHALSATTINLTGITDDMVRNAPDIEEVIKQFHDWIGDSILVAHNASFDMGFLYVGYKKCGLEKTIHPVIDTLELSRFLHPEMKNHRLNTMAKKFNIDLTQHHRAIYDAEATGYLLLNLLKEAEEKNIHYHDEFNHQTGNGDSYKRARPTHCTLLATDLTGLKNLFKLVSSSHMNTFFRIPRIPRSVLVKHRKGLLIGSGCEKGEVFQGLMQKSPEEVEEIAKFYDYLEVQPKEVYAHLIELELVRDEWNLEDIIRKMIKLGKKLALPVVATGNVHYVNENDAIFRQILIGGQGGANPLNRHRLPKVHFRTTNEMLDAFAFLGEETAKQIVVENSHKISERIEEIKPIKDDLYTPKIEGSDEEVRLMSYDMAKQIYGETLPEIVEARIEKELTSIIGHGFAVIYLISHKLVKKSLNDGYLVGSRGSVGSSLVATLMEITEVNPLPPHYICPSCQNAEFFDDGSVSSGFDLPNKICTKCETPYKKDGQDIPFETFLGFKGDKVPDIDLNFSGEYQSIAHNYTKVLFGEDNVFRAGTIGTVAEKTAYGYVRGYANDHNLTMRGAEIDRLVQGCSGVKRSTGQHPGGIIVVPDYMDIFDFSPIQYPADAQDSEWKTTHFDFHSIHDNLLKLDILGHDDPTVIRMLQDLSGIDPKTIPTDDVEVMKIYSGTESLGVTQEQIGCKTGTLGIPEFGTRFVRQMLEETKPSTFSELVQISGLSHGTDVWLGNAQELIQNGTCQLSDVIGCRDDIMVYLIYQGLEPSLAFKIMESVRKGKGLTPEFEADMRLNEVPEWYIDACKKIKYMFPKAHAAAYVLMAVRIAYFKVHFPILYYAAYFTVRAADFDLHAMTKGSASIRAKIDEINAKGLDAAPKEKSLLTVMEIALEMCERGYHFKKVDLYESKATEFVIDGKGLIPPFNAIPGLGTNVAKTIVEARKNGEFLSKEDLGQRGRVSKTLLEYMNLLGCLDGMPDANQLSLF; the protein is encoded by the coding sequence ATGAATAACGAACAAGATGCCAAAAGTAGATTACAATTATTGTTACAACAGTTAGAACTTACTACTGATGAACAGCAACTTCATTTTGAAGAAGCTTCTTTGAATCGTTTGACTGTACATAAGAAAGAACGTGTATGGCGTTTTACAATTCAAGTTGAGAAAATCCTGCCATTTAATATGTTTCAGTTGTTTAACATGCGCTTACGAGAAAAATTCGCGGGCATTGCGGATATTAAATTAACACTTACATGCGCTCATCCACAAGTCCATGCAGAAACAATCGCAGCCTATTGGCCATTTATTTTACAAGAAATTGCCGACATGTCACCACCACTAAGAAATCGATTGCAATCACAAATACCATCATTTAATGGACAAACTATCCTCTTTACATGTGAACATGAAATTGAATTCCAAACATTAAAAAATAAATATGCAACTAGAATTTCAGATGTTTACTCTTCATTTGGGTTCCCTGTTTTTCCTATTGATTTTAAATTAATCGAGGAAAAGGCTGAGCTTGTAGAAGAACAACAGGCTTTCATGGAGCAACGGAAAAAAGAAGAAGATGAACTTGGAAGAAAAGCGTTAGCAGATATGCAAAAACGTGAAAAAGAGCGTCAAGCAAATCCTGGTGCAACATTGAATGGACCATTCCAACTTGGAACTCCAATTAAAGCCAATGAACCAGTTATTGAAATTCAGCAAATCCAGGATGAAGAACGTCGTATTACAATTGAAGGTTATGTATTTGATGTTGAAGTCAGAGAACTACGTAGTGGTCGTTCTTTATTAACAGTCAAAGTTACAGATTACACTGACTCGATTCTTGTTAAAATGTTCTCGCGAGATAAAGAGGATGCTGAGCTCATGGGCTTACTTAAAAAAGGGACATGGTTAAAAGTACGCGGTTCAGTTCAAAATGACACGTTTGTACGTGACTTGATAGTCATGGCACAAGATATCATGGAAATTAAAGTGGATTCTAGAAAAGATACAGCTCCAACGGAAGAAAAACGAATTGAATTGCATTTGCATACCCCAATGAGCCAAATGGATGCAGTATCTTCAGTTGATGCTTTAGTAAGTCAAGCGGCCAAGTGGGGGCACCCTGCAGTAGCCATTACGGATCATGCAGTTGTACAATCTTTTCCGGATGCATATGCAGCTGGGAAAAAGTATGGAATTAAAATTATTTATGGTTTAGAAATATATATGGTGAATGATGGTGTACCTATTGCTTATGAGGAAGAGCATCGTGCATTAGCAGATGCAACTTATGTCGTTTTTGACGTTGAAACGACAGGACTGTCTGCCGTATATGACACCATCATTGAGCTTGCCGCTGTGAAAATAAAGGACGGCCAAGAAATAGACAGATTTGAAAGATTTGTAAACCCACACCATGCGTTGTCTGCAACAACCATTAATTTAACAGGCATTACGGATGATATGGTAAGAAATGCTCCAGACATTGAAGAAGTGATTAAACAATTCCATGACTGGATTGGAGACAGCATTTTGGTCGCCCACAATGCTTCATTTGATATGGGATTCTTGTATGTAGGTTATAAAAAATGTGGACTAGAAAAAACGATTCACCCAGTCATTGATACATTGGAATTGTCTCGCTTTTTGCATCCAGAAATGAAAAACCATCGCTTAAATACGATGGCAAAAAAATTCAATATTGATCTTACTCAGCATCATCGAGCGATTTATGATGCTGAAGCAACAGGGTATTTACTTTTAAATTTATTAAAAGAAGCCGAAGAAAAAAACATTCACTATCATGATGAATTTAATCACCAAACAGGCAATGGAGATTCATACAAGAGGGCTCGTCCAACACACTGCACATTATTGGCGACAGATTTAACGGGTTTAAAAAACTTATTTAAACTTGTTTCTTCTTCTCATATGAATACATTTTTCCGTATTCCGCGCATCCCCCGTTCCGTTTTAGTTAAGCACCGTAAAGGGCTATTAATTGGATCCGGTTGCGAAAAAGGAGAAGTATTTCAAGGATTAATGCAAAAGTCTCCAGAAGAAGTTGAAGAAATTGCGAAGTTCTATGATTATTTAGAAGTTCAGCCAAAAGAAGTTTATGCACATTTAATTGAACTCGAACTTGTGCGGGATGAATGGAATCTTGAAGATATTATTCGGAAAATGATTAAACTCGGAAAAAAATTAGCACTTCCTGTTGTGGCAACTGGTAACGTTCATTATGTAAATGAAAATGATGCGATTTTCAGACAAATCTTAATTGGGGGTCAAGGTGGAGCCAATCCGCTAAACCGTCATAGGTTACCTAAAGTTCATTTTCGAACCACGAATGAGATGTTAGATGCATTTGCCTTTTTAGGAGAAGAAACAGCGAAGCAAATCGTAGTGGAAAATAGTCATAAAATATCAGAAAGAATTGAAGAAATAAAACCGATTAAAGACGATTTATATACACCTAAGATTGAAGGCTCTGATGAAGAAGTTCGCTTGATGAGCTATGATATGGCCAAACAAATTTATGGAGAAACACTTCCTGAAATTGTTGAAGCGCGAATTGAAAAAGAACTGACATCAATTATTGGTCACGGATTTGCAGTTATATATTTAATTTCTCACAAATTAGTTAAAAAATCTTTAAATGATGGATATTTAGTAGGGTCACGTGGTTCTGTAGGTTCTTCACTTGTAGCAACACTTATGGAAATTACAGAAGTAAACCCATTGCCTCCACATTATATTTGTCCATCTTGTCAAAATGCTGAATTCTTTGATGATGGTTCCGTGAGTTCGGGATTTGATCTACCAAATAAAATCTGTACAAAATGTGAAACGCCATACAAAAAAGATGGACAGGATATTCCGTTTGAGACGTTCCTTGGTTTTAAAGGAGACAAAGTTCCCGATATTGATTTAAATTTTAGTGGAGAATATCAGTCTATTGCGCATAACTATACGAAAGTTCTTTTTGGTGAAGATAATGTATTCAGGGCAGGTACGATTGGTACTGTTGCTGAGAAGACAGCTTATGGTTACGTACGAGGTTACGCGAACGATCATAACTTAACGATGCGCGGTGCAGAAATTGATCGGCTCGTACAAGGATGTTCTGGGGTCAAGCGCTCTACCGGTCAACATCCGGGTGGAATAATCGTTGTACCAGACTATATGGATATTTTCGACTTCTCGCCCATTCAATACCCTGCTGATGCGCAAGACTCTGAGTGGAAAACGACACACTTTGATTTCCATTCTATTCACGATAATTTATTGAAACTAGATATTCTTGGACATGATGATCCAACAGTCATTCGGATGTTACAAGATTTATCAGGGATCGATCCAAAAACGATTCCAACAGATGATGTTGAAGTCATGAAAATTTATAGTGGAACTGAATCACTAGGGGTCACACAAGAACAGATTGGATGCAAGACAGGTACTTTAGGAATTCCTGAGTTTGGTACACGTTTCGTTCGTCAAATGTTAGAAGAAACGAAACCGTCAACATTCTCTGAGCTTGTTCAAATTTCAGGTTTATCTCATGGGACAGATGTATGGCTAGGGAATGCACAAGAACTTATTCAAAATGGTACATGTCAATTATCCGATGTAATTGGTTGTCGAGATGATATTATGGTCTATTTAATTTATCAAGGTCTAGAACCGTCACTCGCATTTAAAATCATGGAATCGGTGCGTAAAGGGAAAGGCTTAACTCCTGAGTTTGAAGCCGATATGCGTTTAAACGAAGTACCTGAATGGTATATAGATGCATGTAAAAAGATTAAATATATGTTTCCAAAGGCCCATGCGGCAGCATATGTATTAATGGCCGTTCGTATTGCATACTTCAAAGTTCATTTTCCAATCCTGTATTATGCAGCGTACTTTACTGTTCGCGCAGCGGACTTTGACTTGCACGCTATGACAAAAGGTTCTGCATCAATTCGTGCAAAAATAGACGAGATTAATGCCAAAGGTTTGGATGCCGCGCCAAAAGAAAAAAGCTTACTGACAGTAATGGAAATTGCTCTTGAAATGTGTGAACGCGGATACCACTTTAAAAAAGTCGACTTATATGAATCAAAGGCAACGGAATTTGTAATAGATGGTAA
- the rseP gene encoding RIP metalloprotease RseP: MDTTIAFILIFGSLVFFHELGHFIFAKRAGIMVREFAVGFGPKIVGITKGETLYTLRLLPLGGYVRMAGEDMDSVELQPGFRVGLVLNSKEQVIKIVLNQNKQQQDMLFLETERADLEKGLWIEGYDEEERLVRYSVSRKAVITENGKDTLIAPYDRQFNSKSLVKRAMTIFAGPLFNFILAFFIFLTIGLIQGIPTYEPIITGVNEDSPALEAGMQKGDLVTKIGEEKIATWQELASKIQASAEQPLTFEFVRDGEVIQSSITPKAIEQNGETFGQIGVLYESPVEKNPLKAVAYGAEQTVTWMVKIFELLGMLITGQFTIDALSGPVGIYKATEEVAQYGIFNLMNWAAILSINLGIMNLLPLPALDGGRLLFFLFEAIRGRPVDRQKEGMVHFVGIMLLMVLMVVVTWNDIQRFFF; the protein is encoded by the coding sequence ATGGATACAACCATTGCTTTTATCTTGATATTTGGTTCACTTGTATTTTTTCATGAACTTGGTCACTTTATTTTTGCCAAAAGAGCAGGAATTATGGTTCGAGAATTTGCAGTAGGTTTTGGACCGAAAATAGTAGGAATCACAAAAGGTGAAACTCTTTATACGCTTCGTTTACTACCACTGGGTGGTTATGTACGAATGGCTGGTGAAGATATGGATTCGGTTGAATTGCAACCCGGATTCCGAGTAGGATTAGTTTTAAACTCAAAGGAACAAGTCATCAAAATCGTTTTAAATCAAAATAAACAACAACAAGATATGTTGTTTTTGGAAACAGAACGTGCTGATTTGGAAAAAGGACTTTGGATTGAAGGCTATGATGAAGAAGAACGACTAGTAAGATACAGTGTTTCTCGAAAAGCGGTTATTACAGAGAATGGCAAAGATACACTAATTGCTCCGTATGATCGTCAGTTTAATTCGAAATCACTTGTAAAACGTGCAATGACAATTTTTGCAGGTCCATTGTTTAACTTTATATTAGCGTTTTTCATCTTTTTAACGATTGGTTTAATACAAGGAATTCCAACTTATGAACCTATTATTACAGGCGTGAATGAAGATAGTCCTGCTCTTGAAGCAGGAATGCAAAAAGGTGATTTAGTAACAAAAATCGGTGAAGAAAAAATTGCTACATGGCAAGAACTTGCTTCAAAAATACAAGCAAGTGCAGAGCAGCCTTTAACATTTGAATTCGTTCGAGATGGTGAAGTTATTCAGTCATCTATCACACCAAAGGCCATCGAACAAAATGGAGAGACTTTTGGACAGATTGGTGTTTTATATGAAAGTCCAGTAGAAAAAAATCCATTGAAAGCAGTTGCTTATGGTGCAGAACAAACTGTAACTTGGATGGTTAAGATTTTTGAACTACTTGGAATGTTAATAACTGGTCAATTTACGATAGATGCATTGTCTGGACCAGTAGGGATTTATAAAGCAACAGAAGAAGTTGCTCAATATGGGATTTTTAACTTAATGAATTGGGCAGCAATTTTAAGTATTAACTTAGGAATTATGAATTTACTTCCATTACCAGCACTTGATGGTGGTCGTTTGTTATTCTTCTTGTTTGAAGCAATAAGAGGGAGACCAGTGGATCGTCAGAAAGAAGGTATGGTCCATTTCGTAGGAATTATGTTACTTATGGTTCTAATGGTCGTAGTTACTTGGAATGATATACAACGGTTTTTCTTTTAA
- the dxr gene encoding 1-deoxy-D-xylulose-5-phosphate reductoisomerase codes for MTKNISLLGATGSIGIQTIDIIREHPQEFKLVAFSAGRNVEKAREIILEFAPTLVSVQEENDAILLKKEFPSIELAYGSKGLIDVATHPDASVLVNAVLGSIGLESTLEAIKQQKTIALANKETLVTAGHLVMAAAAKYNAIILPVDSEHSALFQSMNGEKRSQVSRLILTASGGSFRDRTRSELKNVTIQDALNHPNWSMGAKITIDSATMMNKGLEVIEAQVLFDMPYDDIDVVLHRESIIHSMVEFQDTSVMAQLGTPDMRVPIQYALSYPDRLPRKKAKRLNLVEIGKLHFEEMDFTRFHALQLAYDAGRAGGSMTTVLNAANEAAVALFLNGDITFLKIEDCIERVMDKHTVINMPDLEMILHVDANTRKAVQNMVKY; via the coding sequence ATGACAAAGAATATTAGTTTATTAGGAGCAACAGGGTCGATTGGTATTCAAACAATTGACATAATAAGAGAACATCCACAAGAATTTAAACTAGTGGCTTTTTCTGCGGGACGAAATGTAGAAAAAGCAAGGGAAATTATTCTGGAATTTGCACCTACACTTGTATCAGTTCAAGAAGAAAATGATGCAATTCTCCTGAAAAAGGAATTTCCTAGTATTGAACTTGCATATGGTAGCAAAGGGTTGATTGACGTCGCTACACACCCAGATGCTTCCGTACTAGTCAATGCTGTATTGGGTAGTATTGGATTAGAATCAACTTTAGAGGCGATTAAACAACAAAAAACGATTGCACTAGCGAATAAAGAAACGCTCGTAACTGCAGGACATCTTGTCATGGCTGCAGCGGCGAAATACAATGCAATAATTTTGCCGGTTGATAGTGAACATTCAGCACTATTTCAATCAATGAATGGGGAAAAAAGAAGCCAAGTTAGTCGATTAATATTAACTGCCTCTGGTGGAAGCTTCCGAGATCGAACAAGAAGTGAGCTTAAAAACGTAACGATTCAAGACGCGCTAAACCATCCCAACTGGTCGATGGGAGCCAAAATTACAATTGACTCAGCAACGATGATGAACAAAGGATTAGAAGTAATTGAAGCACAAGTATTATTTGATATGCCTTACGATGATATTGACGTAGTGCTACATCGAGAAAGCATCATTCACTCAATGGTTGAATTCCAAGATACGAGTGTAATGGCACAACTAGGAACACCCGATATGCGAGTGCCCATTCAATATGCATTATCTTATCCTGATAGACTGCCTAGAAAAAAGGCAAAACGTCTAAATCTTGTTGAAATAGGCAAACTTCATTTTGAAGAGATGGACTTCACGCGTTTTCATGCATTGCAACTTGCTTATGATGCAGGTCGAGCAGGTGGTTCGATGACAACGGTATTAAATGCTGCAAATGAAGCAGCGGTTGCTTTATTTTTAAATGGGGATATAACATTCTTGAAAATAGAAGACTGTATTGAGCGTGTAATGGACAAACATACGGTTATAAACATGCCTGATTTAGAAATGATTTTACACGTTGATGCTAATACGAGAAAAGCTGTTCAAAACATGGTAAAATATTAA